One stretch of Natronolimnobius baerhuensis DNA includes these proteins:
- a CDS encoding FAD-binding and (Fe-S)-binding domain-containing protein, translated as MSLEPRVDPAADRRANYDYRSEDVDRPALVADLERVAGCSVRADSYSRQLYATDASAYEVTPIAVAFPESTADVAAVLEYCSNRGIPVLPRGGGTSLAGQTVNRAVVLDFTRHMNDILEVDPDTRTATVQPGTILGTLNETLAAYDLKFAPDPAWGDKSAIGGAIGNNSTGSHSLKYGKTDAYLESAEVVLADGTVTEFGEVTLEELAERADPEGDLEGRIYAKVDHILDEESDLIDDAYPNLKRNVSGYNLDRLVAEAQGDGLPGDEDTGEAGTVNLARLLAGSEGTLAIVTEATVSLEPVPETKAVSLLCYRDLHEAMEDVEPILAHDPAAVEVLDDVLIDLARGTAEFGPVTGMLPDGTNAVLLVEFYAEDAAHGREQVAGLFADRCPDVTAADEPAADAPQTDAETLAIDALEAYDEAERAKLWKLRKSGLPILLSRTTDEKHISFIEDTAIPPAQLPEFVERFESILEAHDTYAAFYAHAGPGVLHIRPLISTKTEVGLEQLHGIADDVTDLVVELGGSVSGEHGDGRARTQWNRKLYGEQLWETFQELKTAFDPDWLLNPGQVVFREENPTDLREHLRFDPDYEFEAGFEPELEWDIDNGMQGMVELCHGCGGCRGEQSTTGGVMCPTYRASHEEITATRGRANALRQAMSGDLPPGEAFSDEFVEEVMGLCIGCKGCAIDCPSEVDMAKLKAEVTHEYHERNGATLRDRLFANVETLSRIGSRLAPLSNVASSIPGARTVLEKTIGIAADRPLPTFRETTFRDWFEQRDGSAVSETRAATPRARGGAAVPEDEAVRKAIVYPDTYTNYSNPEAGKAAVEVLEAAGIHVAVPDDLGDTGRPAFSKGFLERARDTAVENVETLAPLVAEGWDVVVIEPSDAVMLQSDYLDLLGDEATKTLAGSTYGVCEYIDTFRLDENIAFDEPAERLTYHGHCHQKATAKDHHAVGVLRRAGYGVDPLDSGCCGMAGSFGYEAEHASMSDAIASILYEQVDDSDGDRAVAPGASCRTQLEARPAGEKPPTPIELVADALE; from the coding sequence ATGTCGCTCGAGCCACGCGTCGACCCGGCCGCTGACCGGCGTGCGAACTACGACTACCGAAGCGAGGACGTTGACCGACCGGCACTGGTCGCGGATCTCGAGCGGGTCGCCGGCTGTTCGGTCCGTGCTGACTCCTACTCCAGACAACTGTACGCGACGGATGCAAGCGCCTACGAGGTGACGCCGATTGCCGTCGCGTTCCCCGAATCGACGGCCGACGTCGCCGCCGTGCTCGAGTACTGTTCGAATCGCGGTATTCCCGTCCTTCCGCGGGGCGGCGGAACGAGTCTCGCGGGCCAGACGGTCAATCGTGCCGTCGTCCTCGATTTCACGCGCCACATGAACGACATTCTCGAGGTCGATCCCGACACGCGGACCGCGACGGTCCAGCCGGGGACGATCCTCGGGACGCTCAACGAGACGCTCGCAGCGTACGACCTGAAGTTCGCACCCGATCCCGCCTGGGGCGACAAAAGCGCGATTGGCGGTGCAATCGGCAACAACTCGACTGGCTCACACTCACTGAAGTACGGCAAAACGGATGCCTACCTCGAGTCCGCCGAGGTCGTCCTCGCCGATGGCACCGTCACGGAGTTCGGCGAGGTCACACTCGAGGAACTCGCCGAACGGGCGGACCCCGAGGGGGATCTCGAGGGGCGGATCTACGCCAAAGTCGACCACATTCTCGACGAGGAGAGCGACCTGATCGACGACGCCTACCCCAATCTCAAGCGCAACGTCTCGGGGTACAATCTCGACCGACTCGTCGCAGAAGCTCAGGGTGACGGCCTTCCCGGCGATGAGGACACTGGCGAGGCGGGCACGGTCAACCTCGCCCGCTTGCTTGCCGGCAGCGAAGGCACGCTGGCAATCGTCACCGAGGCGACCGTCTCGCTCGAGCCGGTGCCCGAAACGAAGGCTGTCTCCCTGCTATGTTATCGTGACCTCCACGAAGCGATGGAAGACGTCGAACCGATCCTCGCACACGACCCCGCGGCGGTCGAGGTGCTCGACGACGTGCTGATCGACCTCGCGCGCGGAACCGCCGAGTTCGGCCCCGTTACCGGGATGTTGCCCGACGGCACGAACGCTGTTCTTCTCGTCGAGTTCTATGCCGAGGATGCCGCCCACGGCCGCGAGCAGGTCGCTGGGCTGTTCGCGGATCGCTGTCCCGACGTGACGGCCGCAGACGAACCGGCCGCGGACGCACCACAAACGGACGCCGAGACGCTCGCCATCGACGCCCTCGAGGCTTACGACGAAGCCGAACGCGCCAAACTGTGGAAGCTCCGCAAGTCCGGGCTCCCAATCTTGCTCTCGCGGACGACCGACGAGAAACACATCTCCTTTATCGAGGACACTGCGATTCCGCCCGCGCAGTTGCCGGAATTCGTCGAGCGTTTCGAGTCCATTCTCGAGGCCCACGACACCTACGCCGCGTTCTACGCCCACGCTGGCCCCGGCGTCCTTCACATTCGTCCGCTGATCAGCACGAAGACCGAGGTCGGCCTCGAGCAACTGCACGGAATCGCAGACGATGTGACCGATCTCGTCGTCGAACTCGGCGGGTCGGTTTCGGGCGAGCACGGCGACGGCCGGGCGCGCACCCAGTGGAATCGCAAACTCTACGGCGAGCAGTTGTGGGAGACGTTTCAAGAGCTCAAGACCGCATTCGACCCCGACTGGCTCCTCAATCCGGGCCAGGTTGTCTTCCGCGAGGAGAACCCGACCGACCTGCGCGAGCACCTGCGATTCGACCCTGACTACGAGTTCGAGGCCGGGTTCGAACCTGAACTCGAGTGGGACATCGACAACGGCATGCAGGGAATGGTCGAACTCTGTCACGGCTGCGGGGGCTGTCGCGGCGAGCAGTCCACGACTGGCGGCGTCATGTGTCCGACTTACCGGGCCAGCCACGAGGAGATCACGGCAACCCGCGGGCGTGCAAACGCACTCCGGCAGGCCATGAGCGGTGACTTGCCACCCGGTGAGGCCTTCTCCGACGAGTTCGTCGAGGAGGTCATGGGGCTGTGTATCGGCTGCAAGGGCTGTGCAATCGACTGCCCGAGCGAGGTCGACATGGCGAAGCTCAAAGCCGAGGTCACCCACGAGTACCACGAACGAAACGGCGCGACGCTGCGGGATCGGCTCTTTGCCAACGTCGAGACGCTCTCGAGGATTGGCTCGCGGCTCGCGCCGCTGTCGAACGTCGCATCGTCGATTCCGGGTGCTCGCACAGTGCTCGAGAAGACCATTGGAATCGCTGCTGACCGGCCGCTGCCGACGTTTCGTGAGACGACGTTCCGTGACTGGTTCGAGCAACGAGACGGCTCCGCCGTCTCGGAAACGCGAGCGGCGACACCGCGAGCACGCGGCGGCGCGGCCGTTCCCGAGGACGAGGCGGTCCGGAAAGCCATCGTCTACCCCGACACGTACACGAACTACAGCAATCCCGAAGCGGGCAAAGCCGCCGTGGAGGTGCTCGAGGCCGCGGGCATCCACGTCGCCGTCCCAGACGACCTCGGCGATACGGGCCGACCGGCGTTCTCGAAGGGCTTTCTCGAGCGAGCCAGAGACACCGCCGTCGAGAACGTTGAAACGCTCGCGCCGCTGGTCGCCGAGGGCTGGGACGTAGTCGTCATCGAGCCGTCGGATGCGGTCATGCTCCAGTCGGACTATCTCGACTTGCTCGGTGACGAAGCGACGAAGACGCTCGCAGGCAGCACGTATGGCGTTTGTGAGTATATCGACACGTTCCGACTGGATGAGAACATCGCATTCGACGAGCCGGCGGAGCGACTCACCTATCACGGCCACTGCCATCAGAAAGCAACCGCAAAAGATCACCACGCCGTCGGCGTCCTCCGGCGTGCTGGCTACGGTGTCGACCCGCTCGATTCGGGCTGTTGTGGCATGGCCGGCAGTTTCGGTTACGAAGCCGAACACGCCTCCATGAGCGATGCAATCGCGTCGATTCTGTACGAACAGGTCGACGACAGCGACGGCGACCGCGCCGTCGCACCCGGAGCCTCCTGTCGCACCCAACTCGAGGCCCGACCGGCCGGCGAGAAGCCGCCAACGCCAATCGAACTGGTCGCAGACGCACTCGAGTAG
- the icd gene encoding isocitrate dehydrogenase (NADP(+)), translated as MSYDKIEVPEAGAKITLKEGTEDELEVPDNPIIPIIYGDGVGSDVGPAAQQVLEAAADATGREINWMRVYAGEAAREKYDENLPDETVEAIKEHRVAIKGPLTTPVGAGFRSLNVGLRKLLDLYANVRPTYHMEGVPSPVSEPEQMDMVTFRENTEDVYAGIEWEAGTDEVEQVKEFVEEEMGADDVIHDGPVGIGIKPITEFGTKRLVREAIDYALENDRDSVTLVHKGNIMKFTEGQFRDWGYEVAEEEYGDEVITEDTLWEEQDGEVDDDTLVVNDRIADNMLQQLLTRTDNYDVIATMNLNGDYMSDAAGAQIGGLGIAPGGNFGEGRMLAEPVHGSAPKYEGQDKVNPTAMILSGRMMLEYLGWNDAADLVRDAVEETISSGKVTYDLERQLEDAEKLATSEFADEVVANIEKLA; from the coding sequence ATGAGCTACGACAAGATCGAGGTCCCTGAAGCGGGAGCAAAGATCACGCTGAAAGAGGGTACCGAGGACGAACTCGAGGTCCCGGACAACCCGATCATCCCGATCATCTACGGTGATGGTGTCGGGAGCGATGTCGGACCGGCCGCACAGCAGGTGCTCGAGGCCGCTGCAGATGCCACTGGTCGTGAGATCAACTGGATGCGCGTCTACGCTGGCGAGGCCGCTCGCGAAAAGTACGACGAGAACCTGCCCGACGAGACCGTCGAGGCAATCAAAGAACACCGCGTCGCGATCAAAGGCCCACTGACGACGCCCGTTGGCGCTGGCTTTCGCTCGCTGAACGTTGGCCTGCGCAAACTGCTCGATCTCTACGCGAACGTCCGTCCAACCTACCACATGGAGGGCGTTCCATCTCCTGTCTCCGAACCCGAGCAGATGGACATGGTCACGTTCCGTGAGAACACCGAGGACGTCTACGCCGGCATCGAGTGGGAGGCCGGCACCGACGAAGTCGAGCAGGTCAAGGAGTTCGTCGAGGAGGAAATGGGCGCAGACGACGTCATCCACGACGGCCCCGTCGGCATCGGCATCAAGCCGATCACGGAGTTCGGAACGAAGCGACTCGTCCGCGAGGCCATCGACTACGCCCTCGAGAACGACCGCGACTCGGTCACGCTGGTCCACAAGGGCAACATCATGAAGTTCACCGAAGGCCAGTTCCGCGACTGGGGCTACGAGGTCGCCGAAGAGGAGTACGGTGACGAGGTCATCACCGAGGACACCCTCTGGGAGGAGCAAGACGGCGAAGTCGACGACGACACGCTCGTCGTCAACGACCGCATCGCGGACAACATGCTCCAGCAGCTGCTGACCCGAACGGACAACTACGATGTCATCGCCACGATGAACCTGAACGGCGACTACATGTCCGACGCCGCCGGCGCACAGATCGGTGGCCTCGGCATCGCCCCCGGTGGGAACTTCGGTGAGGGACGCATGCTCGCCGAACCCGTCCACGGCTCCGCACCGAAGTACGAGGGCCAGGACAAGGTCAACCCAACCGCCATGATCCTCTCGGGCCGCATGATGCTCGAGTACCTCGGCTGGAACGACGCAGCGGACCTCGTACGCGACGCCGTCGAGGAGACCATCTCCTCGGGCAAAGTGACGTACGATCTCGAGCGTCAACTCGAGGACGCCGAGAAACTCGCCACGAGCGAGTTCGCTGACGAAGTCGTCGCAAATATCGAGAAGTTGGCGTAA